In a single window of the Pandoraea pulmonicola genome:
- a CDS encoding malate dehydrogenase — MAKPAMRVAVTGAAGQIGYSLLFRIANGDMLGKDQPVILQLLDLPQAQAAVKGVVMELEDCAFPLLAGVVVTDDPKVAFKDADVALLVGARPRSKGMERKDLLEANGAIFTVQGKALDEVAKRDVKVLVVGNPANTNAYIAMKSAPNLPKENFTAMLRLDHNRALSQLAAKTGKPVSSIEKLAVWGNHSPTMYADYRFATIDGQSVKAMINDDAWNNDVFLPTVGKRGAAIIEARGLSSAASAANAAIDHIHDWVLGSNGKWVTMGIPSDGSYGIPQDVIYGVPVICENGKYKRVEGLEIDAYSREKMNITLNELEEERAGVAHLLG; from the coding sequence ATGGCAAAACCCGCAATGCGTGTCGCCGTCACCGGCGCCGCTGGCCAAATCGGCTACTCCCTGCTGTTCCGCATCGCCAATGGCGACATGCTCGGCAAGGATCAGCCCGTCATCCTGCAACTGCTCGACCTCCCGCAAGCTCAAGCCGCCGTCAAGGGCGTGGTGATGGAGTTGGAAGACTGCGCGTTCCCGCTGCTCGCCGGCGTGGTCGTGACCGACGACCCGAAGGTCGCCTTCAAGGATGCCGACGTCGCCCTGCTGGTCGGCGCCCGTCCGCGTTCGAAGGGCATGGAGCGCAAGGATCTGCTCGAAGCCAACGGCGCGATCTTCACGGTGCAGGGCAAGGCCCTGGACGAAGTCGCCAAGCGCGACGTCAAGGTGCTCGTGGTCGGCAACCCGGCCAACACGAACGCCTACATCGCCATGAAGTCGGCACCGAACCTGCCGAAGGAAAACTTCACCGCGATGCTGCGCCTGGACCACAACCGGGCCCTGTCGCAACTCGCCGCCAAGACCGGCAAGCCGGTGTCGAGCATCGAAAAGCTGGCCGTGTGGGGCAACCACTCGCCGACGATGTACGCCGACTACCGCTTCGCCACGATCGACGGCCAGAGCGTGAAGGCCATGATCAACGACGACGCGTGGAACAACGACGTGTTCCTGCCGACCGTCGGCAAGCGCGGCGCCGCGATCATCGAAGCGCGTGGTCTGTCGTCGGCCGCTTCGGCCGCCAACGCCGCCATCGACCACATCCACGACTGGGTGCTGGGCTCGAACGGCAAGTGGGTCACGATGGGCATCCCGTCGGACGGCTCGTACGGCATCCCGCAAGATGTGATCTACGGCGTGCCGGTGATCTGCGAAAACGGCAAGTACAAGCGCGTGGAAGGCCTCGAGATCGACGCCTACTCGCGTGAAAAGATGAACATCACGCTCAACGAGCTCGAAGAAGAGCGCGCCGGCGTGGCCCATCTGCTGGGTTAA
- a CDS encoding GntR family transcriptional regulator: MNANVRDTSNPTPPVDAQQRPDSARDTAPAAAAAQSVGAAGASPTFSPLYQQIKGLITQSLQAGDWKPGEIIPSEVDLASRYKVSQGTVRKAIDELAAENLLVRRQGRGTFVATHHEDRVQFRFLRLAPDSGEPHHPPSRLIECRRTRAPAEIARQLELRAGDGVILIRRMMDFSDRPTVLDEIWLPGALFRGLTAERLNEYKGPMYGLFEDEFGTRMIRAVEKIRAVAADDVTADLLKVPKGFPLLSVERVSYTYGDKPVEVRRGWYVTTEHHYQNELS, from the coding sequence ATGAATGCGAACGTTCGCGACACATCCAACCCTACGCCGCCTGTCGATGCCCAGCAGCGACCGGACAGCGCGCGCGACACCGCACCGGCCGCCGCGGCCGCGCAGAGTGTCGGCGCCGCGGGAGCGTCGCCGACCTTCAGTCCGCTGTACCAGCAGATCAAGGGGCTCATCACGCAGAGCCTGCAAGCCGGCGACTGGAAGCCCGGCGAAATCATCCCCAGCGAAGTCGATCTGGCCTCCCGCTACAAGGTGAGCCAGGGGACGGTGCGCAAAGCCATCGATGAACTGGCCGCCGAGAATCTGCTCGTGCGCCGTCAGGGGCGTGGCACCTTCGTCGCGACCCATCACGAGGACCGGGTGCAATTCCGGTTTCTGCGTCTTGCGCCCGACTCGGGCGAACCCCATCACCCGCCCAGCCGCCTGATCGAGTGCCGCCGCACGCGCGCGCCGGCCGAAATCGCGCGTCAGCTCGAGCTGCGCGCCGGCGATGGCGTGATTCTGATTCGTCGCATGATGGACTTCTCGGATCGCCCGACGGTGCTCGACGAAATCTGGCTGCCCGGTGCGCTGTTTCGCGGGCTGACGGCGGAGAGGCTGAATGAGTACAAGGGGCCGATGTACGGCCTTTTCGAAGATGAATTCGGGACGCGCATGATCCGCGCCGTGGAAAAGATCCGCGCTGTAGCGGCGGACGACGTGACCGCGGATCTGCTCAAGGTGCCGAAGGGGTTTCCGCTTCTGAGCGTGGAGCGCGTCTCCTACACCTATGGGGACAAGCCGGTGGAAGTGCGCCGGGGTTGGTACGTCACCACGGAACATCATTACCAGAACGAATTGAGTTGA
- the sdhC gene encoding succinate dehydrogenase, cytochrome b556 subunit, whose amino-acid sequence MAEVVKKERPVYRNIGIGQLVTYRLPPAGIVSILHRISGVILFLLLPFALFLFEQSLTSELSFDVLRSIASNWFVKLVILALSWGFLHHFCAGLRHLRMDFSHDAVSKEAGKSSAVLVLAVSLVLTLAVALKLFGAF is encoded by the coding sequence ATGGCTGAAGTGGTAAAAAAAGAGCGGCCAGTCTACAGGAATATCGGTATCGGACAGCTTGTCACGTACCGTCTCCCGCCGGCTGGTATCGTTTCCATTCTGCACCGTATTAGCGGTGTGATCTTGTTCCTTCTGTTGCCGTTCGCGCTTTTCCTGTTCGAACAGAGCCTCACGTCGGAACTCAGCTTCGACGTTCTGCGAAGCATCGCCTCCAACTGGTTTGTCAAGCTCGTCATCCTGGCGTTGTCGTGGGGGTTCCTGCACCACTTCTGTGCTGGTCTGCGCCATCTTCGCATGGACTTCAGCCACGATGCCGTGAGCAAGGAAGCGGGCAAGAGCTCGGCCGTGCTCGTGCTGGCCGTGTCGCTGGTGCTGACGCTGGCCGTCGCCCTCAAGCTGTTCGGAGCGTTCTAA
- the sdhD gene encoding succinate dehydrogenase, hydrophobic membrane anchor protein, protein MAQNNIGSKRLVVGAHYGLRDWIAQRMTAVIMAVYTVILLVWFFTAKDFSYEGWAGIFSHQWMKLATFVTLLALFYHAWVGVRDVWMDYVKPVGLRLALYALTIVWLLGCAGYAAQILWRV, encoded by the coding sequence ATGGCACAGAACAATATCGGTTCGAAGCGCCTCGTCGTCGGCGCGCACTATGGCTTGCGCGACTGGATCGCGCAGCGCATGACCGCGGTCATCATGGCCGTGTACACCGTGATCCTTCTCGTGTGGTTCTTCACCGCCAAGGATTTCTCCTATGAAGGCTGGGCTGGCATCTTCTCGCATCAGTGGATGAAGCTGGCCACGTTCGTTACGCTGCTCGCGCTGTTCTATCACGCGTGGGTCGGTGTGCGCGACGTCTGGATGGACTACGTCAAGCCGGTCGGCCTGCGACTGGCGCTGTACGCGCTGACGATCGTCTGGCTGCTGGGTTGTGCTGGCTACGCCGCGCAGATTCTGTGGAGAGTGTAA
- the sdhA gene encoding succinate dehydrogenase flavoprotein subunit, with amino-acid sequence MAAIKNSLPRRRFDVVIVGAGGSGMRASLQLAKAGLSVAVLSKVFPTRSHTVAAQGGIGASLGNMSEDNWHYHFYDTIKGSDWLGDQDAIEFMCRQAPNAVYELEHFGMPFDRNPDGTIYQRPFGGHTANYGEKPVQRACAAADRTGHALLHTLYQQNVAAKTHFFVEWMALDLIRNEEGDVLGVSALELETGEVYLLEGKCTLFATGGAGRVYAASTNAFINTGDGLGMAARAGIPLEDMEFWQFHPTGVAGAGVLITEGVRGEGGILRNSNGERFMERYAPTLKDLAPRDFVSRSMDQEIKEGRGCGPNGDYVLLDLSHIGAETIMKRLPSIREIALKFANVDAIKEPIPVVPTIHYQMGGIPTNYNGQVVVEKNGASTPVNGFYAVGECSCVSVHGANRLGTNSLLDLVVFGRAAGNHIVDFVKNHGEHKPLPADAGENALARLGRLEASSSGEYAQDIANDIRATMQKHAGVFRTSELLKEGVDEIKQVAERVSHVHLKDKSKVFNTARMEALEVDNLIEVAKATMIAAEARKESRGAHAHSDYPERDDANWMRHSLFFSEGNRLEYKPVQMKPLTVDSVPPKARTF; translated from the coding sequence ATGGCTGCAATTAAAAATTCGCTGCCGCGCCGCCGCTTTGACGTTGTCATCGTGGGCGCAGGTGGTTCGGGCATGCGCGCGTCGCTGCAACTGGCCAAGGCCGGTCTGTCGGTGGCAGTGCTGTCCAAGGTGTTCCCCACCCGTTCGCATACCGTGGCCGCCCAGGGCGGCATTGGCGCTTCGCTCGGCAACATGAGCGAAGACAATTGGCATTACCACTTCTACGACACCATCAAGGGCTCCGACTGGCTCGGCGACCAGGACGCGATCGAGTTCATGTGCCGTCAGGCGCCGAACGCCGTCTACGAGCTGGAGCACTTCGGCATGCCGTTCGACCGTAACCCGGACGGCACCATCTATCAGCGCCCGTTCGGCGGCCACACGGCCAACTACGGCGAGAAGCCGGTCCAGCGCGCCTGCGCGGCGGCCGACCGTACCGGTCATGCACTGCTGCACACGCTGTACCAGCAGAACGTGGCGGCCAAGACCCACTTCTTCGTGGAGTGGATGGCACTCGATCTGATCCGCAACGAAGAGGGCGATGTTCTCGGCGTGTCGGCGCTGGAACTCGAAACCGGCGAAGTCTACCTGCTCGAAGGCAAGTGCACGCTGTTCGCCACCGGCGGCGCCGGTCGCGTGTACGCGGCGTCGACCAACGCGTTCATCAACACCGGCGACGGTCTGGGCATGGCGGCGCGCGCGGGCATTCCGCTCGAAGACATGGAATTCTGGCAATTCCACCCGACCGGCGTGGCCGGCGCGGGCGTGCTGATCACCGAAGGTGTGCGCGGCGAAGGCGGCATTCTGCGCAACTCGAACGGCGAGCGCTTCATGGAGCGCTATGCGCCGACGCTCAAGGATCTGGCGCCGCGCGACTTCGTGTCGCGTTCGATGGACCAGGAAATCAAGGAAGGCCGTGGCTGCGGCCCGAACGGCGACTACGTGCTGCTCGACCTCTCGCACATCGGTGCCGAGACGATCATGAAGCGCCTGCCGTCGATTCGCGAAATCGCGCTGAAGTTCGCCAACGTCGACGCGATCAAGGAACCGATCCCCGTCGTGCCGACCATCCACTATCAGATGGGCGGTATTCCGACGAACTACAACGGTCAGGTTGTCGTCGAGAAGAACGGCGCCTCGACGCCGGTCAACGGTTTCTACGCTGTGGGCGAGTGCTCGTGCGTGTCGGTCCACGGTGCAAACCGTCTGGGCACGAACTCGCTGCTCGACCTGGTGGTGTTCGGCCGTGCGGCCGGCAACCACATCGTCGACTTCGTGAAGAACCATGGCGAGCACAAGCCGCTGCCCGCCGACGCCGGCGAGAACGCACTGGCGCGTCTGGGGCGTCTGGAAGCGTCGAGCTCGGGCGAGTACGCGCAGGACATCGCCAACGACATTCGCGCGACGATGCAGAAGCACGCCGGCGTGTTCCGTACCTCGGAACTGCTCAAGGAAGGCGTGGACGAGATCAAGCAAGTGGCCGAGCGCGTGTCGCACGTCCACCTGAAGGACAAGTCGAAGGTCTTCAACACCGCGCGCATGGAAGCGCTGGAAGTCGACAACCTGATCGAAGTGGCCAAGGCCACCATGATCGCAGCCGAAGCCCGCAAGGAAAGCCGTGGTGCGCACGCGCACAGCGATTATCCGGAGCGCGACGACGCCAACTGGATGCGCCATTCGCTGTTCTTCAGCGAAGGCAACCGTCTGGAATACAAGCCGGTGCAGATGAAGCCGCTGACCGTCGACTCGGTCCCGCCCAAGGCGCGGACGTTCTAA
- a CDS encoding succinate dehydrogenase iron-sulfur subunit — protein sequence MMKRIFEIYRYDPDKDAAPYMQTYEVELDGHERMLLDALVKLKKIDEGIAFRRSCREGVCGSDAMNINGKNGLACLTNMNDLPNKIVLRPLPGLPVIRDLIVDMTHFFNQYHSIKPYLINPEPAPEKERLQSPEQRDELDGLYECILCASCSTSCPSFWWNPDKFVGPAGLLQAYRFIADSRDTATNERLDNLEDPYRLFRCHTIMNCVDVCPKGLNPTKAIGKIKELMVRRAV from the coding sequence ATCATGAAACGCATTTTTGAAATCTACCGCTACGATCCGGACAAGGACGCCGCACCGTACATGCAGACCTACGAGGTCGAGCTCGACGGTCACGAGCGCATGCTGCTGGACGCTCTGGTCAAGCTCAAGAAGATCGACGAAGGCATCGCTTTCCGCCGTTCGTGCCGTGAAGGCGTGTGCGGTTCGGACGCGATGAACATCAACGGCAAGAACGGTCTGGCCTGCCTGACCAACATGAACGATCTACCGAACAAGATCGTGCTGCGCCCGCTGCCGGGGCTGCCCGTCATTCGCGACCTGATCGTCGACATGACGCACTTCTTCAACCAGTACCACTCGATCAAGCCGTACCTGATCAATCCCGAGCCGGCACCGGAGAAGGAGCGTCTGCAGTCGCCCGAGCAGCGTGATGAGCTCGATGGTCTGTACGAGTGTATTCTGTGTGCTTCGTGCTCGACCTCGTGCCCGAGCTTCTGGTGGAACCCGGACAAGTTCGTCGGCCCGGCCGGTCTGCTGCAGGCCTACCGTTTCATCGCGGACAGCCGCGACACGGCGACCAACGAGCGTCTGGACAATCTGGAAGATCCGTACCGTTTGTTCCGCTGCCACACGATCATGAACTGCGTCGACGTGTGCCCGAAGGGTCTGAACCCGACGAAGGCAATCGGCAAGATCAAGGAATTGATGGTGCGTCGCGCCGTCTGA
- a CDS encoding succinate dehydrogenase assembly factor 2: MPDNTHQSDPVKRARLRWRARRGLLENDLILERFFARYEASMTDEDVGALTKLLDLSDNDLMDLLLARKEPDADLDGPDVRRLLALLRAV; the protein is encoded by the coding sequence ATGCCGGATAACACTCACCAGTCCGATCCGGTCAAACGTGCCCGCCTGCGCTGGCGGGCACGCCGCGGTTTGCTGGAAAACGACCTGATCCTCGAACGATTCTTCGCCAGGTACGAAGCCTCGATGACCGACGAGGATGTGGGCGCCCTCACGAAACTGCTCGACTTGAGCGACAACGATTTGATGGATCTGCTGCTAGCGCGTAAAGAGCCCGACGCGGATCTGGACGGGCCGGACGTGCGGCGCCTGCTGGCGCTTTTGCGTGCCGTGTAG
- the gltA gene encoding citrate synthase, giving the protein MTPSDVKATLSFSDGSPSVELPIYQGTMGPDVIDIRKLYGQTGKFTYDPGFMSTASCNSAITYIDGDKGELLYRGYPIEQLATHCDFLESSYLLLKGELPNVQQKEEFVQTVTRHTMVHEQMNFFFRGFRRDAHPMAVLTGSVGALSAFYHDSLDINNPNHREVSAIRLIAKLPTLVAMAYKYSIGQPFVYPRNDLSYSANFMRMMFANPCEEYKVNDVLVRALDRILILHADHEQNASTSTVRLAGSSGANPFACIAAGIACLWGPAHGGANEAALNMLEQIGSPDKIPEFIKQVKDKNSGVKLMGFGHRVYKNYDPRAKLMRETCYEVLNELGLHDDPLFKLAMQLEKIALEDEYFVSRKLYPNVDFYSGIVQRALGIPTSMFTCIFALARTVGWIAQWNEMIGEPDQKIGRPRQLFIGHTPREVAPIDKR; this is encoded by the coding sequence ATGACTCCGTCTGATGTTAAAGCCACCCTATCTTTCTCTGACGGTTCGCCCAGCGTCGAACTGCCGATTTATCAGGGAACGATGGGCCCGGATGTGATCGACATCCGCAAGCTGTACGGCCAGACCGGCAAATTCACATACGACCCGGGCTTCATGTCGACGGCGTCGTGCAATTCGGCCATCACCTACATCGATGGCGACAAGGGCGAGCTGCTGTACCGCGGCTACCCGATCGAGCAGTTGGCGACTCACTGCGACTTCCTCGAATCCTCGTATCTGCTGCTCAAGGGCGAACTGCCGAACGTGCAGCAAAAGGAAGAGTTCGTTCAGACCGTGACCCGTCACACGATGGTTCACGAGCAGATGAACTTCTTCTTCCGCGGTTTCCGTCGCGATGCGCACCCGATGGCTGTGCTGACCGGCTCGGTCGGCGCCCTCTCGGCGTTCTACCACGACTCGCTGGATATCAATAACCCGAATCACCGCGAGGTCTCGGCGATTCGTCTGATCGCCAAGTTGCCGACGCTCGTCGCCATGGCGTACAAGTACAGCATCGGCCAGCCGTTCGTGTACCCGCGCAACGACCTGTCGTACAGCGCGAACTTCATGCGCATGATGTTCGCCAACCCGTGCGAAGAGTACAAGGTCAACGACGTGCTGGTGCGCGCACTCGACCGTATCCTGATCCTGCACGCCGATCACGAGCAGAACGCTTCGACCTCGACCGTGCGTCTGGCCGGTTCCTCGGGCGCGAACCCGTTCGCCTGTATCGCCGCCGGTATCGCCTGTCTGTGGGGCCCGGCGCACGGTGGTGCGAACGAGGCCGCGCTGAACATGCTCGAGCAGATCGGTTCGCCGGACAAGATCCCCGAGTTCATCAAGCAGGTGAAGGACAAGAATTCGGGCGTGAAGCTCATGGGCTTCGGTCACCGCGTGTACAAGAACTACGACCCGCGCGCCAAGCTGATGCGCGAGACGTGCTACGAGGTGCTCAACGAACTGGGCCTGCACGACGACCCGCTGTTCAAGCTGGCCATGCAGCTCGAGAAGATCGCGCTGGAAGACGAATACTTCGTGTCGCGCAAGCTGTACCCGAACGTCGACTTCTACTCGGGCATCGTTCAGCGCGCGCTGGGCATCCCGACCTCGATGTTCACCTGCATCTTCGCGCTGGCCCGTACCGTGGGCTGGATCGCGCAGTGGAACGAGATGATCGGTGAGCCGGATCAGAAGATCGGTCGTCCGCGTCAGCTGTTCATCGGCCACACGCCGCGCGAAGTCGCGCCGATCGATAAGCGCTAA
- the leuC gene encoding 3-isopropylmalate dehydratase large subunit, producing the protein MAKTLYDKLWDAHVVHTEDDGTTLLYIDRHLLHEVTSPQAFEGLKLAQRPVWRLSANLAVSDHNVPTTDRTQGIADPISRLQVDTLDSNCDNFGITQFKMNDVRQGIVHVIGPEQGATLPGMTVVCGDSHTSTHGAFGALAFGIGTSEVEHTLATQTLLMKKSKNMLVKVEGTLPRGCSAKDIVLAVIGRIGTAGGTGYTIEFAGSAIRSLTMEGRMTVCNMAIEAGARAGLVAVDDTTINYVKGRPFAPTGVEFQQAEAYWRTFHSDAGAHFDHVVEIDASTLRPQVSWGTSPEMVVSIEDRVPDPEKEKDPVKRSAMERALEYMALTPDTPMASINVDKVFIGSCTNSRIEDIRAAAYVVKKLGRRVASNVRLAMVVPGSGLVKQQAEEEGLDKVFKAAGFEWREPGCSMCLAMNADRLEPGERCASTSNRNFEGRQGAGGRTHLVSPAMAAAAAIEGHFVDVRRLV; encoded by the coding sequence ATGGCCAAGACGCTGTATGACAAATTGTGGGATGCACATGTCGTGCATACCGAGGACGATGGCACCACGTTGCTCTATATCGACCGTCACCTGCTGCACGAGGTGACCAGTCCGCAGGCGTTCGAGGGGCTAAAACTCGCGCAGCGTCCGGTCTGGCGTCTGTCGGCCAACCTTGCCGTGTCGGACCACAACGTGCCGACCACGGACCGCACGCAAGGCATCGCCGATCCGATTTCGCGTCTGCAGGTCGACACGCTCGACAGCAACTGCGACAACTTCGGCATCACCCAATTCAAGATGAACGACGTGCGCCAGGGCATCGTGCACGTGATCGGCCCGGAGCAGGGCGCCACGCTGCCGGGCATGACGGTGGTGTGCGGCGACTCGCACACGTCCACGCACGGCGCCTTCGGTGCGCTCGCGTTCGGCATCGGCACGTCGGAGGTCGAGCACACGCTCGCCACGCAGACGCTGCTCATGAAGAAGAGCAAGAACATGCTCGTGAAGGTGGAAGGCACGTTGCCGCGCGGCTGCTCCGCGAAGGACATCGTGCTGGCCGTCATCGGCAGGATCGGCACGGCCGGCGGCACGGGCTACACGATCGAGTTCGCCGGCTCGGCGATTCGCTCGCTCACGATGGAAGGCCGCATGACCGTGTGCAACATGGCCATCGAGGCCGGTGCGCGTGCGGGTCTGGTGGCGGTCGACGATACGACGATCAACTACGTGAAAGGCCGTCCGTTCGCACCGACGGGCGTCGAATTCCAGCAGGCCGAAGCCTATTGGCGGACCTTCCACTCCGACGCCGGCGCGCATTTCGATCACGTCGTGGAAATCGACGCGAGCACGCTGCGCCCTCAGGTGAGCTGGGGCACGTCGCCGGAAATGGTGGTGAGCATCGAAGACCGCGTGCCCGATCCCGAGAAGGAAAAGGATCCGGTCAAGCGCAGCGCCATGGAGCGCGCGCTGGAGTACATGGCGCTCACGCCGGATACGCCGATGGCGAGCATCAACGTCGACAAGGTGTTCATCGGCTCGTGCACCAACTCGCGCATCGAGGATATTCGCGCTGCGGCCTACGTGGTGAAGAAGCTCGGCCGCCGGGTGGCGTCGAACGTGCGTCTCGCGATGGTCGTGCCGGGCTCGGGGCTGGTCAAGCAACAGGCCGAGGAAGAAGGGCTCGACAAGGTGTTCAAGGCCGCCGGTTTCGAATGGCGCGAGCCAGGCTGCTCGATGTGCCTGGCGATGAACGCCGACCGGCTGGAGCCGGGCGAGCGTTGCGCCTCGACCTCGAACCGCAACTTCGAAGGCCGTCAGGGCGCGGGCGGACGCACGCACCTGGTGAGCCCGGCGATGGCGGCTGCGGCCGCGATCGAAGGCCACTTCGTCGACGTGCGACGTCTCGTCTGA
- a CDS encoding entericidin A/B family lipoprotein, with protein MKKLWMLIGAVLVFGVAGCNTMAGLGKDTQAAGSALENAAKK; from the coding sequence ATGAAGAAACTGTGGATGCTGATCGGTGCGGTGCTGGTGTTCGGCGTGGCGGGCTGCAACACGATGGCGGGTCTGGGCAAGGACACGCAGGCGGCAGGCTCCGCGCTCGAGAACGCGGCGAAGAAGTGA
- the leuD gene encoding 3-isopropylmalate dehydratase small subunit has product MEKFTVHTGLVAPLDRENVDTDAIIPKQFLKSIKRTGFGPNLFDEWRYLDVGQPGQDCSTRPLNPNFVLNQPRFQGATILLSRKNFGCGSSREHAPWALQQYGFRAVIAPSFADIFFNNCYKNGLLPIALSEMQVDHLFNETAAFNGYQLTIDLDKQAVIAADGRAYEFDIAPFRKYCLLNGFDDIGLTLRHADKIRAYEAERLAKQPWLATRLPG; this is encoded by the coding sequence ATGGAAAAATTTACCGTCCATACGGGGTTGGTGGCACCGCTCGATCGCGAGAACGTCGATACCGACGCGATCATCCCCAAGCAATTCCTGAAGTCGATCAAGCGCACGGGCTTCGGCCCGAACCTGTTCGACGAGTGGCGTTATCTCGACGTCGGTCAGCCGGGCCAGGATTGCAGCACGCGTCCGCTGAACCCGAACTTCGTGCTCAACCAGCCGCGCTTCCAGGGCGCGACGATCCTGCTCTCGCGCAAGAACTTCGGATGTGGCAGCTCGCGTGAGCATGCGCCCTGGGCGCTGCAGCAATACGGCTTCCGTGCCGTTATCGCGCCGAGCTTCGCCGACATCTTCTTCAACAACTGCTACAAGAACGGGCTGTTGCCGATCGCGTTGTCCGAAATGCAGGTCGATCACCTGTTCAACGAGACGGCTGCGTTCAACGGCTACCAGTTGACGATCGACCTGGACAAGCAGGCGGTCATCGCCGCCGATGGCCGAGCCTACGAGTTCGACATTGCACCGTTCCGCAAGTACTGCCTGTTGAACGGCTTCGACGACATCGGCCTGACGCTGCGTCACGCCGACAAGATTCGCGCCTACGAGGCCGAGCGGCTCGCCAAGCAGCCGTGGCTCGCAACGCGTCTGCCGGGCTGA
- the leuB gene encoding 3-isopropylmalate dehydrogenase: MKIAVLPGDGIGPEIVTEAVNVLNALGEKFELEEAPVGGAGYEAAGHPLPDATLKLAKEADAILFGAVGDWKYDSLERALRPEQAILGLRKHLQLFANFRPAILYKELADASSLKPEIVAGLDILIIRELNGDIYFGQPKGFRQSPDGAFEGAREGFDTMRYSVPEVERIAHVAFQAAAKRGKRLCSVDKANVLETSQLWRDTMIEVAKQYPDVELSHMYVDNAAMQLVKAPKNFDVVVTGNMFGDILSDEAAMLTGSIGMLPSASLDANNKGLYEPSHGSAPDIAGKGVANPLATILSAAMMLRYTLGRAEQADRVESAVKKVLAQGLRTPDIWQEGATKVGTREMGAAVVAAL, from the coding sequence ATGAAAATCGCAGTGTTGCCGGGTGACGGCATTGGTCCGGAAATCGTGACGGAAGCCGTCAATGTGCTCAACGCGCTTGGCGAGAAGTTCGAACTGGAAGAGGCGCCCGTGGGCGGCGCCGGCTACGAGGCCGCGGGTCATCCCCTGCCGGACGCCACGCTCAAGCTCGCCAAGGAGGCCGACGCCATCCTGTTCGGCGCCGTGGGCGACTGGAAGTACGACTCGCTGGAGCGCGCGCTGCGTCCCGAGCAGGCCATCCTGGGGCTGCGCAAGCATCTGCAGCTCTTCGCCAACTTCCGCCCGGCCATCCTGTACAAGGAACTGGCGGACGCCTCGAGCCTGAAGCCGGAGATCGTGGCAGGGCTGGACATCCTGATCATTCGCGAACTGAACGGCGACATCTACTTCGGTCAGCCCAAGGGCTTTCGCCAGTCGCCGGACGGTGCTTTCGAAGGCGCCCGCGAAGGTTTTGATACCATGCGCTATAGCGTGCCGGAAGTGGAGCGCATCGCGCACGTGGCGTTCCAGGCGGCGGCCAAGCGGGGCAAGCGTCTGTGTTCGGTGGACAAGGCCAATGTGCTCGAGACCTCGCAACTGTGGCGCGACACGATGATCGAGGTCGCGAAGCAGTATCCGGACGTCGAACTCTCGCACATGTATGTCGATAACGCCGCGATGCAACTGGTCAAGGCGCCGAAGAACTTCGACGTGGTGGTGACTGGCAACATGTTCGGCGATATCCTGTCGGACGAAGCCGCAATGCTCACGGGTTCGATCGGCATGCTGCCGTCGGCGTCGCTGGACGCCAACAACAAGGGGTTGTACGAGCCGTCTCACGGTTCGGCCCCCGACATCGCCGGCAAGGGCGTGGCCAATCCGTTGGCAACGATCCTGTCGGCTGCCATGATGTTGCGCTACACGCTGGGCCGTGCCGAACAGGCCGACCGCGTGGAAAGCGCGGTGAAGAAGGTGCTGGCGCAGGGGTTGCGCACGCCCGACATCTGGCAGGAGGGCGCGACCAAGGTTGGTACGCGCGAAATGGGCGCGGCGGTGGTTGCCGCGCTATAG